Proteins encoded by one window of Kribbella italica:
- a CDS encoding O-antigen ligase family protein: protein MSAIATIGARLAGGPDGPRVLSPQRRRRRRVQAVWGLLVLNVLTFFPGSPHILPIPGSVGKLITQSSLVVALVLALSVNRPARVRPSVFIFLLALLAAESLLASVGAEFLFGALFRASRLILFVTVLWLLTPWWTRRDLLLVRTHLMFLWIVLGSVLLGLLAAPGVALTDDRLGGALWPIPPTQVGHYAAVAVGLTTVLWLSGLLRREVALISVVLAVPVLLLTHTRTALVALLAGILIAGLSLFTTRSRVRKSFAIGAAAFTIGALTLGSVVTTWLARGQDTEEVAALTGRRAVWESIAAAPRSTFETIFGLGLSNKSFNGLPIDSNWLGTYYDIGLAGVAIVVAMLLFVLIAAWFQPDGPRRALALFLVAYCVVASFTESGLSDASPYLLELTLAACLVYSGASREGAR from the coding sequence ATGAGTGCGATCGCGACGATCGGGGCGCGGCTCGCGGGCGGACCCGACGGACCACGGGTCCTCTCACCGCAACGCCGGCGGCGGCGCCGGGTCCAGGCCGTCTGGGGCCTGCTGGTGCTGAACGTGCTGACGTTCTTTCCCGGTTCGCCGCACATCCTGCCGATCCCGGGGAGCGTCGGCAAACTCATCACCCAGTCCTCCCTCGTGGTGGCTCTGGTGCTGGCGCTGAGCGTGAACAGGCCGGCCCGCGTCCGGCCCAGCGTCTTCATCTTCCTGCTGGCTCTGCTGGCGGCGGAATCGCTGCTGGCCAGCGTCGGGGCCGAGTTCCTGTTCGGCGCACTCTTCCGGGCATCCCGGCTGATCCTCTTCGTCACGGTGCTGTGGCTGCTGACGCCGTGGTGGACACGGCGCGATCTGTTGCTGGTGCGAACCCACCTGATGTTCCTGTGGATCGTGCTCGGCTCCGTCCTGCTCGGACTGCTGGCTGCTCCGGGCGTAGCGCTCACCGACGACCGGCTCGGTGGAGCCCTGTGGCCCATTCCACCGACCCAGGTCGGCCACTACGCCGCGGTGGCCGTCGGTCTCACCACGGTGCTCTGGTTGTCCGGCCTGCTGCGCCGCGAGGTTGCCCTGATCAGTGTCGTGCTGGCAGTGCCAGTCCTGTTGCTGACCCACACCCGTACCGCCCTGGTCGCACTGCTGGCCGGCATCCTCATCGCCGGCCTGAGCTTGTTCACCACCAGGTCGCGGGTCCGCAAGTCGTTCGCCATCGGTGCGGCCGCCTTCACCATCGGAGCGCTCACCCTCGGCTCGGTGGTGACCACGTGGCTCGCCCGCGGACAGGACACCGAGGAAGTCGCCGCTCTCACCGGCCGGCGTGCTGTCTGGGAGTCGATCGCGGCCGCGCCCCGCTCGACCTTCGAGACGATCTTCGGCCTCGGGTTGTCGAACAAGTCCTTCAACGGCCTGCCGATCGACAGCAACTGGCTGGGAACGTACTACGACATCGGCCTGGCCGGCGTGGCCATCGTCGTGGCGATGCTGCTGTTCGTGCTGATCGCCGCCTGGTTCCAGCCGGACGGTCCGCGCCGGGCGCTGGCCTTGTTCCTGGTGGCCTACTGCGTCGTCGCCTCCTTCACCGAGAGCGGCCTCAGCGACGCGTCGCCGTACCTGCTCGAACTCACCCTGGCCGCGTGCCTGGTCTACTCCGGAGCCTCCCGCGAAGGAGCACGATGA
- a CDS encoding Wzz/FepE/Etk N-terminal domain-containing protein, producing MSTQELDVRKSWRAIRRQRRVVAIVAAAGLLAGIGFALLQPPLHTATSMVVLPPPPATDAEKAAGAQSIETQVFIANSEPVLKSAGQNLSPTLATDVVRDRVEVVAVTQDVLQIDARGTSTQQAIQLANAVAEVYLVFVSTDQKLPGDLGKKTGARILEEATTARGGNLAVHWTIFGLLGALLGAVAGSIGVLAKARGDRRLRLRDEVSDAVGLPVLASVSAYRAENVADWAHLLEHYTPTAVEAWSLRKTLHHLGLDVKGGAPVSLTVLSFAGDDKARPLGPQLAAFATSIGLSTAIVVDNHQEPPGKVALSIHLVVVDRETPQPAGAERTTSTIVALSAGTVTAEELARLAVAAAADGREIDGLIVVDPDPTDRTIGRVSSSSRRTGSRLPTLLTGTARRTTR from the coding sequence GTGAGCACACAGGAGCTGGACGTCAGGAAGTCCTGGCGCGCGATCCGGCGGCAACGGCGCGTGGTCGCGATCGTGGCGGCGGCCGGCCTGCTGGCCGGTATCGGCTTCGCCCTGCTGCAGCCACCGCTGCACACGGCGACGTCGATGGTGGTGCTGCCACCGCCGCCGGCGACCGATGCGGAGAAAGCGGCCGGCGCGCAGAGCATCGAGACCCAGGTGTTCATCGCCAACAGCGAGCCGGTGCTCAAGAGCGCCGGCCAGAACCTGTCGCCGACGCTGGCCACCGACGTGGTCCGCGATCGGGTGGAGGTCGTCGCGGTCACCCAGGACGTGCTCCAGATCGACGCCCGCGGGACGTCGACACAGCAGGCGATCCAGCTGGCCAACGCGGTCGCCGAGGTCTACCTGGTGTTCGTCAGCACCGACCAGAAGCTGCCGGGCGACCTGGGGAAGAAGACCGGCGCCCGCATCCTGGAGGAGGCGACCACGGCGCGCGGCGGCAACCTGGCCGTGCACTGGACGATCTTCGGGCTGCTGGGCGCTCTGCTCGGCGCGGTGGCCGGATCGATCGGCGTCCTGGCGAAGGCCCGCGGTGACCGGCGGCTGCGACTGCGGGACGAGGTCTCGGACGCGGTCGGACTGCCCGTGCTCGCCTCGGTCTCGGCGTACCGGGCCGAGAACGTCGCGGACTGGGCCCACCTGCTCGAGCACTACACGCCCACGGCGGTCGAGGCCTGGAGCCTGCGCAAGACGCTGCACCACCTCGGCCTGGACGTGAAGGGCGGTGCGCCGGTGTCGCTGACCGTGCTCTCGTTCGCGGGCGACGACAAGGCGAGGCCGCTCGGTCCGCAGCTGGCCGCGTTCGCGACCTCGATCGGCCTGTCCACCGCGATCGTGGTCGACAACCACCAGGAGCCCCCGGGGAAGGTTGCCCTCAGCATCCACCTCGTCGTGGTCGACCGGGAGACTCCCCAGCCGGCCGGTGCCGAACGCACCACCAGCACGATCGTCGCGCTGTCGGCCGGGACGGTGACGGCCGAGGAACTGGCCCGGCTCGCCGTCGCGGCCGCGGCGGACGGCCGCGAGATCGACGGCCTGATCGTGGTCGATCCCGATCCCACCGACCGCACCATCGGGCGGGTCTCGTCGTCGTCGCGCCGTACCGGCTCGCGGCTGCCGACCCTGCTCACCGGTACGGCGAGGAGGACGACCCGATGA
- a CDS encoding heparinase II/III domain-containing protein → MSRQPLGWYVRRLRRMSPTELAWRTRDHVRRTTWASQQVRPGEEPPKALPGGSVRAFTATLPSGTAAAVPEEARKAVISTADAILAGELEVLGIARTDLRSPDWFRDPATGRRSDPAQYAFRLNHRSEELVGNVKQVWELSRHHHLTQLAAAWYLTHDDSYAERVADHLNDWWRQNPFLSGVHWTSGIEIGTRLISWTWIRRLLADWPGVTDLFEHNELAVRQLHWHQRYLAAFRSRGSSANNHVIAEAAGQLVAACAFPWFAESAKWRRDAGALLERELAANTFPSGVNRELATDYHRFVAELGLYAAVEADAAGHPLAAPTWSLLTRMADVAAAIVDETVRPPRQGDDDEGQVLVLDPPELTNWSAFLSLGSALVGRASWWPETPATAAGVLAGSLVGRPVQPDRPATRPEQFADAGIAILRSRDPGPEIWCRGDAGPHGFLSIAAHAHCDALAIEVRVGGTDILADPGTYSYHGEPAWRNYFGSTIGHNTVEIGGAEQSVRGGPFLWLCGATGRVRRFSSGADVSVWSAEHDGYQASDPPVTHRRTVELDHRSGVLRVEDSLDAAAAVRMAWHLGPSVEVELDGPMARLRWPTGQATVELAPELTWTVHRGETDPILGWYSPRFGHKTASTTLLGTGRLGADSDVTNRFLFRH, encoded by the coding sequence GTGAGCCGCCAGCCCCTGGGATGGTACGTCCGGCGCCTGCGGCGGATGTCGCCCACCGAGCTGGCCTGGCGCACGCGGGACCACGTCCGCCGGACCACCTGGGCGTCCCAGCAGGTCCGGCCGGGCGAGGAACCTCCGAAAGCTCTGCCGGGCGGATCAGTGCGAGCCTTCACCGCGACCTTGCCGTCCGGTACGGCGGCCGCCGTACCGGAGGAAGCGCGCAAGGCGGTGATCTCGACCGCCGACGCGATCCTGGCCGGTGAGCTGGAGGTGCTGGGCATCGCCCGCACCGACCTGCGCTCGCCGGACTGGTTCCGGGATCCGGCGACCGGCCGGCGGTCCGACCCTGCGCAGTACGCGTTCCGGCTGAACCACCGCTCGGAAGAACTGGTCGGGAACGTCAAGCAGGTCTGGGAGTTGTCGAGGCACCACCACCTCACGCAGCTGGCGGCGGCCTGGTACCTGACCCACGACGACAGCTACGCCGAACGGGTCGCGGACCACCTGAACGACTGGTGGCGGCAGAACCCGTTCCTGTCCGGGGTTCACTGGACCAGCGGGATCGAGATCGGTACCCGCCTGATCAGCTGGACCTGGATCAGACGGCTGCTCGCCGACTGGCCCGGCGTGACCGACCTGTTCGAGCACAACGAACTCGCGGTCCGGCAGCTCCACTGGCACCAGCGGTATCTCGCCGCGTTCCGCAGTCGCGGTTCCTCGGCGAACAACCACGTGATCGCCGAAGCCGCCGGTCAGCTGGTGGCCGCCTGCGCCTTTCCCTGGTTCGCCGAGAGCGCGAAGTGGCGCAGGGACGCAGGGGCTCTGCTGGAACGGGAGCTGGCCGCGAACACCTTCCCCTCCGGGGTCAACCGCGAGCTCGCGACCGACTACCACCGCTTCGTCGCCGAGCTCGGCCTGTACGCCGCCGTCGAGGCCGACGCCGCCGGACATCCGCTCGCAGCACCGACCTGGTCGTTGCTGACCCGCATGGCCGACGTGGCCGCGGCGATCGTCGACGAGACAGTACGGCCGCCCCGCCAAGGAGACGACGACGAGGGCCAGGTGCTGGTGCTCGATCCGCCGGAGCTGACGAACTGGTCGGCGTTCCTGTCCCTCGGCTCGGCCCTCGTCGGCCGTGCCTCGTGGTGGCCGGAGACGCCGGCGACCGCTGCCGGCGTACTGGCTGGATCGCTGGTGGGCCGGCCGGTTCAGCCTGACCGCCCGGCCACTCGGCCGGAGCAGTTCGCGGACGCGGGGATCGCGATCCTGCGCAGCCGGGACCCCGGGCCGGAGATCTGGTGCCGGGGTGACGCGGGACCGCACGGATTCCTGTCGATCGCGGCCCATGCCCACTGCGACGCGCTGGCGATCGAGGTCAGGGTCGGCGGCACCGACATCCTGGCCGACCCCGGAACGTACAGCTACCACGGCGAACCGGCCTGGCGGAACTACTTCGGTTCGACGATCGGCCACAACACCGTCGAGATCGGCGGGGCCGAACAGTCGGTCCGCGGCGGGCCGTTCCTCTGGCTGTGCGGGGCGACCGGCCGCGTCCGGCGGTTCTCGTCCGGCGCCGACGTGTCGGTCTGGAGCGCCGAGCACGACGGTTACCAGGCGTCCGATCCACCGGTCACGCACCGCCGGACGGTCGAGCTGGACCATCGCAGCGGTGTCCTGCGGGTCGAGGACAGCCTGGACGCGGCTGCTGCTGTCCGGATGGCCTGGCACCTGGGGCCATCCGTGGAGGTCGAGCTCGACGGCCCGATGGCCCGGCTCCGCTGGCCGACCGGCCAGGCGACGGTGGAGCTTGCACCGGAACTGACCTGGACCGTGCATCGTGGCGAGACCGATCCGATCCTCGGGTGGTACTCGCCCCGGTTCGGCCACAAGACCGCGAGCACGACGCTGCTCGGGACCGGCCGCCTCGGCGCGGACTCCGACGTCACCAACAGGTTCCTCTTCCGGCACTGA
- a CDS encoding bi-domain-containing oxidoreductase encodes MKQVAQNYKSGELAVLDVPPPGCAPGGVLVRSLYSLISTGTELMKVGEARLSMLGKARARPDQVKKVLDSVVQQGAVNTYQKVMNKLDSYTPLGYSLCGVVVEVGRGAEEFSVGQLVAAAGNEFALHAEYNWIPTNLCVPVPDGVRPEEAAFSTVGAIAMHGVRQSEVQLGDTAVVIGLGLVGQLVVRLLVAAGVRVFGIDTVDDRCRMAEKAGAIACSSADDAGIATLERALLGASNGLGADHVLLAAGGSSNGPVEVAARLARDRARIVDIGKTKLDLPWNAYYDKELDVRFSRSYGPGRYDDRYELEGIDYPAGYVRWTERRNLECFIDLIAREQLDVGSLVARIFPIADATAVYQQLSTGALPGVGFLFEYPETTPLPQPVPAAVTPRPSTVSGTSGKVRLGFVGAGNYASSMLLPHLAKNEDAALTHVATNKSLSAANAQRRFGFTSISTTADAVLDDDSVDAVFVVTRHSSHADLACRALERGKAVFVEKPLALTDEELDRIIAVVDATGNDRLMVGFNRRFAPLLTDLRSRFGEPGGGSAARYLVNAGRLDSTSWYLDQDREGTRFAGEGGHFIDTLSWWLGSLPTEVYAVPGPDAGDVTVTLRFDNGSTGTISYLGCGNARFPKETLDITGGGRNARLDNFQKASLWTGRRAATKKARGGTDKGQRTELENFVAAVRSGTPMPISLDSLVATTRATIAVDRSLASGQPVAVAHRNQGLV; translated from the coding sequence ATGAAGCAGGTAGCGCAGAACTACAAGTCCGGTGAGCTGGCGGTTCTCGACGTGCCACCGCCGGGCTGTGCGCCGGGCGGGGTGCTCGTCCGGTCGCTCTACTCGTTGATCTCCACCGGGACCGAGCTGATGAAGGTCGGCGAGGCCCGGCTGTCGATGCTCGGCAAGGCGCGGGCCCGGCCGGACCAGGTCAAGAAGGTGCTGGACTCCGTCGTCCAGCAGGGTGCGGTCAACACGTACCAGAAGGTGATGAACAAGCTCGACTCCTACACGCCCCTGGGCTACTCGCTGTGCGGCGTCGTGGTCGAGGTCGGTCGCGGTGCCGAGGAGTTCAGCGTCGGCCAGCTGGTCGCTGCCGCGGGCAACGAGTTCGCCCTGCACGCGGAGTACAACTGGATCCCGACCAACCTGTGCGTCCCGGTGCCCGACGGCGTGCGGCCGGAGGAGGCCGCGTTCTCGACCGTCGGCGCGATCGCGATGCACGGCGTCCGGCAGTCCGAGGTGCAGCTCGGCGACACCGCGGTGGTCATCGGGCTCGGCCTGGTCGGGCAGCTGGTGGTGCGGTTGCTGGTCGCGGCCGGCGTCCGGGTGTTCGGGATCGACACCGTCGACGACCGCTGCCGGATGGCGGAGAAGGCCGGCGCGATCGCCTGCTCGTCGGCCGACGACGCCGGGATCGCGACCCTCGAACGCGCGTTGCTCGGGGCGAGCAACGGACTCGGCGCCGACCACGTCCTGCTGGCCGCCGGCGGCTCGTCCAACGGACCGGTCGAGGTGGCCGCGCGGCTGGCCCGCGACCGGGCCCGGATCGTCGACATCGGCAAGACCAAGCTCGACCTGCCGTGGAACGCGTACTACGACAAGGAGCTGGACGTCCGGTTCTCCCGGTCCTACGGACCCGGCCGGTACGACGACCGCTACGAGCTCGAGGGCATCGACTACCCGGCGGGCTACGTCCGCTGGACCGAGCGGCGCAACCTCGAGTGCTTCATCGACCTGATCGCCCGCGAGCAGCTCGACGTCGGGTCGCTGGTGGCGCGGATCTTCCCGATCGCGGACGCGACCGCGGTCTACCAGCAACTGAGCACGGGCGCGCTCCCCGGTGTCGGCTTCCTGTTCGAGTACCCGGAGACCACGCCGCTCCCCCAGCCGGTGCCCGCCGCGGTCACGCCCCGGCCGTCCACCGTGAGCGGGACCAGCGGCAAGGTCCGGCTCGGGTTCGTCGGCGCCGGCAACTACGCGTCCTCGATGCTGCTGCCGCACCTGGCCAAGAACGAGGACGCCGCGCTGACGCACGTCGCGACGAACAAGTCGCTGTCGGCGGCCAACGCGCAGCGCCGCTTCGGTTTCACGAGCATCTCGACCACCGCCGACGCCGTACTGGACGACGACTCGGTCGACGCGGTCTTCGTCGTCACGCGGCACAGCAGCCACGCCGACCTGGCCTGCCGTGCGCTCGAACGCGGCAAGGCGGTCTTCGTGGAGAAGCCGCTCGCCCTGACCGACGAGGAGCTGGACCGGATCATCGCCGTCGTCGATGCCACTGGCAACGATCGGCTGATGGTCGGGTTCAACCGCCGCTTCGCTCCGTTGCTGACCGACCTCCGGTCCCGGTTCGGCGAACCGGGCGGCGGCTCGGCCGCGCGGTACCTGGTGAACGCCGGCCGGCTGGACTCCACCAGCTGGTACCTCGACCAGGACCGCGAGGGCACCCGGTTCGCCGGGGAGGGCGGCCACTTCATCGACACGCTCTCGTGGTGGCTGGGCAGTCTGCCGACCGAGGTGTACGCCGTACCGGGTCCGGACGCCGGTGACGTGACGGTGACCCTGCGCTTCGACAACGGCTCGACCGGCACGATCAGCTACCTCGGCTGCGGCAACGCACGGTTCCCGAAGGAGACCCTCGACATCACCGGCGGTGGCCGCAACGCCCGGCTCGACAACTTCCAGAAGGCGTCGCTGTGGACCGGTCGCCGCGCGGCGACGAAGAAGGCTCGCGGCGGTACCGACAAAGGCCAGCGGACCGAGCTGGAGAACTTCGTGGCGGCGGTCCGGTCCGGTACGCCGATGCCGATCTCCCTGGACTCCCTGGTCGCCACCACCCGGGCCACCATCGCCGTGGACCGGAGCCTCGCGAGCGGGCAGCCGGTAGCCGTTGCCCACCGCAACCAGGGACTGGTGTGA
- the asnB gene encoding asparagine synthase (glutamine-hydrolyzing) codes for MCGIAGCYQQHDGLALAETMSDRIAHRGPDASGIHRVEDGRISAYLAHRRLSIIDLSEAADQPLSHQGLTISYNGELYNYKELRAELTQSGVTFRTSSDTEVVLEAWRRWGPAALPRFRGMFAFAMLDEQSGSLFLARDPMGIKPLYFLNRQGGVVFASELKALVAAVGPELRTDPGALIASMLYYWLPEQQCAIEGVEKLPPGSWAEFRPDGSSRRETYWRVADVAAEAAAGPPADLRQVIEESVAAHLVADVPVSTFLSGGLDSSLVTVLAQRSDPGIDAYTITFRAEDQRLEAMPDDAIYARKVAARFGIDLHEIEIAPDVVELLPRIVDILDEPIGDPAAINTLLMCDAARDAGVKVLLSGMGADELFGGYRKHLASVMGARYQQLPGVVRNGLIGPAVRRLPVTANGRGLRYARWSKRFLTFANLPEEAAFRRSYTMYDEDGLAGLLSPDLEPYVGKLMAEHSDLYYDTTLDDHVNRMCLADTRMFLPGLNLAYTDRSSMAASTEVRTPFVDPEVVRAAFSIPGRDKIRGRQGKLALKRAAEAWLPKEIIYRPKASFSAPLRAWIGNDLRELVDDVLLNGDLVGSGFLQQQAVARLVEDERAGREDNSKQIWQLLTLETWCRHLGALGVST; via the coding sequence GTGTGCGGAATCGCCGGCTGCTACCAGCAGCACGACGGCCTCGCGCTCGCCGAGACGATGAGTGACCGGATCGCTCACCGTGGCCCCGACGCGTCCGGCATCCACCGGGTCGAGGACGGCCGGATCAGCGCTTACCTCGCGCACCGCCGGCTCTCGATCATCGACCTGTCCGAAGCGGCCGACCAGCCGTTGTCCCACCAGGGCCTGACGATCAGCTACAACGGCGAGCTGTACAACTACAAGGAACTGCGGGCCGAGCTGACCCAGTCCGGCGTCACCTTCCGGACCAGTTCCGACACCGAGGTCGTGCTGGAGGCCTGGCGTCGCTGGGGGCCGGCGGCGCTGCCCCGGTTCCGCGGCATGTTCGCGTTCGCGATGCTGGACGAGCAGTCCGGCAGTCTCTTCCTCGCCCGCGACCCGATGGGCATCAAGCCGCTGTACTTCCTGAACCGTCAGGGAGGCGTGGTGTTCGCCTCCGAGCTGAAGGCGCTCGTCGCCGCGGTCGGCCCGGAGCTGCGGACCGATCCCGGGGCGCTGATCGCGTCGATGCTCTACTACTGGCTGCCCGAGCAGCAGTGCGCGATCGAGGGCGTGGAGAAACTCCCGCCCGGTTCGTGGGCCGAGTTCCGGCCGGACGGAAGCAGCCGGCGGGAAACATACTGGCGGGTGGCCGACGTCGCCGCCGAGGCGGCGGCCGGGCCGCCCGCGGACCTGCGTCAGGTGATCGAGGAGTCCGTCGCGGCCCACCTGGTGGCCGACGTACCGGTCTCGACCTTTCTCAGCGGTGGACTCGACTCGAGCCTCGTGACCGTCCTGGCCCAGCGCAGCGATCCCGGCATCGACGCCTACACGATCACCTTCCGCGCGGAGGACCAGCGGCTCGAGGCGATGCCCGACGACGCGATCTACGCCCGCAAGGTGGCGGCCCGGTTCGGGATCGACCTGCACGAGATCGAGATCGCGCCGGACGTGGTCGAACTGCTCCCCCGGATCGTCGACATCTTGGACGAACCGATCGGCGACCCGGCGGCGATCAACACGCTGCTGATGTGCGACGCGGCCCGCGACGCCGGCGTGAAGGTGCTGCTGTCCGGGATGGGCGCCGACGAACTGTTCGGCGGCTACCGCAAGCACCTGGCCAGTGTGATGGGGGCCCGCTACCAGCAGTTGCCGGGCGTCGTCCGCAACGGGCTGATCGGTCCCGCCGTACGGCGCCTGCCGGTCACCGCGAACGGCCGCGGCCTGCGCTACGCCCGTTGGTCGAAGCGGTTCCTCACCTTCGCGAACCTGCCCGAGGAGGCCGCGTTCCGGCGCAGCTACACCATGTACGACGAGGACGGCCTGGCCGGACTCCTGAGCCCCGACCTCGAGCCGTACGTCGGGAAGCTGATGGCCGAGCACAGCGACCTCTACTACGACACCACGCTCGACGACCACGTGAACCGGATGTGCCTGGCCGACACGCGGATGTTCCTGCCCGGCCTGAACCTCGCCTACACCGACCGGTCCAGCATGGCGGCCTCCACCGAGGTCCGGACGCCGTTCGTCGATCCCGAGGTGGTCCGGGCGGCCTTCTCGATCCCGGGCCGGGACAAGATCCGCGGCCGCCAGGGCAAGCTCGCGCTGAAACGCGCGGCCGAGGCCTGGCTGCCGAAGGAGATCATCTACCGGCCGAAGGCCTCGTTCAGCGCTCCGCTGCGGGCCTGGATCGGCAACGACCTGCGCGAACTGGTGGACGACGTCCTGCTGAACGGCGACCTGGTCGGCAGCGGGTTCCTCCAGCAGCAGGCAGTGGCCCGGCTGGTCGAGGACGAGCGGGCCGGCCGCGAGGACAACTCCAAGCAGATCTGGCAGCTGTTGACGTTGGAGACCTGGTGCCGCCACCTGGGGGCGCTGGGAGTCAGTACGTGA
- a CDS encoding glycosyltransferase: protein MTGPRVLIIIQNLHVPFDRRVWLECKALVGAGYDVTVVCPKGPDDPAYHVIDDVKMYKYRGYSPGGSKLGYVGEYVYSFLMTLLLVLRARRQGKFQVLQACNPPDIFWPIALLLRRLDGTRFVFDHHDLCPELYQSRFPDAAGLPYKGLRFLERRTHRTADQVTSTNDSYRDLAITRSGKAPDDVTVVRTGPDPDKLRRGQADESRRRGHRYLVAYIGVMGPQDGVDIVVRAADQVVNKLGRTDVAFTLMGSGDCFDEVVALRDELGLGDHVEFTGRVPDETVQAVMSTADLGLSPDPKNPLNDVSTMNKTMEYMAFELPVVAFDLRETRVSAGEAAVYVEPNDVTQYAEAIVDLLDDEVRRRRMGRLGRELVETKLAWKHQQKAYVGVFDRLTGRRDWAGRPVDGATARTARS, encoded by the coding sequence GTGACCGGTCCGAGGGTCCTGATCATCATCCAGAACCTGCACGTCCCCTTCGACCGGCGGGTCTGGCTGGAGTGCAAGGCGCTGGTCGGTGCCGGGTACGACGTCACCGTGGTCTGCCCGAAGGGACCGGACGACCCGGCGTACCACGTCATCGACGACGTCAAGATGTACAAGTACCGCGGATACTCGCCCGGCGGCAGCAAGCTCGGGTACGTCGGCGAGTACGTGTACTCGTTCCTGATGACGCTCCTGCTCGTCCTGCGGGCCCGCCGGCAGGGGAAGTTCCAGGTCCTGCAGGCCTGCAACCCGCCGGACATCTTCTGGCCGATCGCCCTTCTGCTGCGCCGGCTCGACGGCACCCGGTTCGTCTTCGACCACCACGACCTGTGTCCCGAGCTGTACCAGTCCCGGTTCCCGGACGCGGCGGGCCTGCCGTACAAGGGACTGCGGTTCCTCGAGCGGAGGACGCACCGCACGGCCGACCAGGTCACCTCGACCAACGACTCCTACCGCGACCTCGCGATCACCCGCAGCGGCAAGGCGCCGGACGACGTCACCGTCGTCCGGACCGGCCCCGATCCGGACAAGCTGCGCCGCGGTCAGGCCGACGAGTCGCGGCGGCGCGGCCACCGGTACCTGGTCGCCTACATCGGCGTGATGGGCCCGCAGGACGGCGTCGACATCGTCGTCCGGGCGGCCGACCAGGTGGTCAACAAGCTCGGCCGCACCGACGTCGCCTTCACCCTGATGGGCAGTGGCGACTGCTTCGACGAGGTGGTGGCGCTGCGCGACGAGCTCGGCCTGGGCGACCACGTCGAGTTCACCGGCCGGGTGCCGGACGAGACGGTGCAGGCGGTGATGTCGACCGCCGATCTCGGGCTGTCGCCGGATCCGAAGAACCCGCTCAACGATGTCTCCACGATGAACAAGACGATGGAGTACATGGCCTTCGAGCTGCCGGTGGTCGCGTTCGACCTGCGCGAGACCAGGGTCTCGGCCGGCGAGGCCGCCGTCTACGTGGAGCCGAACGACGTCACGCAGTACGCCGAAGCGATCGTCGACCTGCTGGACGACGAGGTCCGCCGCCGCCGGATGGGCCGGCTGGGCCGCGAGCTCGTCGAGACCAAGCTCGCCTGGAAGCACCAGCAGAAGGCCTACGTCGGGGTCTTCGACCGGCTGACCGGTCGCCGGGACTGGGCCGGCCGCCCGGTGGACGGCGCCACGGCGCGGACAGCGAGGTCCTGA